A DNA window from Paralichthys olivaceus isolate ysfri-2021 chromosome 3, ASM2471397v2, whole genome shotgun sequence contains the following coding sequences:
- the LOC109636635 gene encoding G-protein-signaling modulator 2-like isoform X1 produces MCVHTKEEKLKDVELKELRLLHIERPEMSVVSNCLECIRMGRGSRMESSCLDLALEGERLCKTGDYRAGVSFFESAIQVGTEDLQILSAIYSQLGNAYFHLQEYNKALEYHQHDLTLTRTIGDELGEAKASGNLGNTLKLLGRYEEAVVCCQRHLEITKAIYDKVGQARALYNFGNVYHAKGKSICWTGAEPGEFPEEARIALRKAAQYYEANLCLVKGLGDRAAQGRTYGNLGNTYYLLGDFENAVAAHEKRLLVAKEFGDKSAERRAHCNLGNAHIFLSQFEVAAAHYKRTLQLARLLKDRAVEAQACYSLGNTYTLLQDFERAIDYHLKHLVIAQDLNDRVGEGRAYWSLGNAHTALGNHEQAMYFAEKHLEIAKETGDKSGEVTARMNLSDLRLVVGLKSTSNIHPNIFRNTNMNNSPLPVSYQGNTNFTGMMSPLRERGSAENLKLSPSPDKNQPADSPAQPGLEEDTLPSSSKNNTIKASTKLFLFHRLKSKKHKSNKSPPKEQREIRSEHTTAEQETPVSIKAGSRDTIGEDGFFDLLSRFQGSRMDDQRCCLLDGQSHLPAHSSPSSTPPVAERKSISAREPPLQDPGHFLELLASSQARRLDDQRVNLSHFPGLRLSTFSPPRTPSTSSAEVPTQAPTSSTDTPQTPSLFSRLEASAEQPEGDDVFFDMLVKCQGSRLNDQRCPAPPSAQSSTSKGPTVPDEDFFSLILRSQSNRMEEQRVQPPPGVTQTKLD; encoded by the exons ATGTGTGTCCACAcgaaggaggagaagctgaaGGACGTTGAGCTGAAAGAGCTGCGTTTGCTCCACATCGAGAGGCCTGAAATGTCCGTCGTGTCAAACTGTCTCGAGTGCATCAGAATGGGGAGAGGCAGCAG GATGGAGTCGTCATGTCTGGACCTGGCTCTGGAGGGGGAGCGTCTCTGTAAGACTGGTGACTATCGTGCCGGCGTGTCTTTCTTCGAGTCGGCCATCCAGGTCGGAACCGAGGACCTTCAAATCCTCAGCGCCATCTACAGCCAGCTGGGAAATGCCTACTTTCACCTACAGGAGTATAACAAAGCCCTGGAGTACCATCAGCATGACCTCACGCTCACCAG AACCATTGGAGATGAACTTGGCGAGGCCAAAGCCAGCGGTAACCTTGGGAACACATTAAAACTTTTAGGACGTTATGAGGAAGCTGTGGTTTGTTGCCAGCGACATTTGGAAATTACGAAGGCCATATATGATAAG GTTGGGCAGGCTCGGGCGCTGTATAATTTCGGGAACGTTTACCACGCCAAGGGGAAGAGCATCTGCTGGACTGGAGCTGAGCCAGGAGAGTTCCCAGAGGAGGCCAGGATCGCGCTGAGGAAAGCTGCACAGTACTACGA AGCGAACCTGTGCCTGGTGAAGGGGTTGGGCGATCGAGCAGCCCAGGGTCGAACCTATGGGAACCTTGGAAATACTTATTATCTGCTGGGTGACTTTGAAAATGCAGTGGCTGCACATGAAAAG CGGCTGCTCGTCGCTAAAGAGTTTGGGGATAAGTCTGCTGAGAGGAGGGCCCATTGTAACCTCGGCAACGCCCACATATTCCTCAGTCAGTTTGAAGTGGCGGCTGCTCACTACAA GAGAACGCTGCAGCTGGCCAGGCTTCTGAAGGACCGAGCCGTGGAGGCCCAGGCCTGTTACAGTCTGGGCAACACCTACACGCTGCTGCAGGACTTTGAGAGAGCCATTGATTACCACCTCAAACATCTGGTCATCGCTCAGGACCTCAACGACAG agTTGGTGAAGGAAGAGCGTACTGGAGTCTAGGAAATGCCCACACCGCCCTGGGGAATCATGAGCAAGCCATGTACTTTGCTGAGAAACATCTGGAAATTGCCAAAGAG ACCGGAGACAAAAGTGGCGAGGTCACAGCCAGGATGAACCTGTCGGACCTGCGGCTGGTTGTAGGCCTGAAGTCCACCTCTAACATCCATCCCAACATCTTCCGCAACACAAATATGAATAACTCACCTCTGCCAGTGAGCTACCAGGGTAACACAAACTTCACAG GGATGATGTCTCCGTTAAGGGAGAGAGGAAGTGCAGAGAACCTGAAGCTGAGTCCGAGTCCTGACAAAAATCAACCTGCAGACTCACCAGCACAGCCA GGCTTGGAGGAGGACACGTTACCCAGCTcttcaaaaaacaacacaatcaaagCTTCCACTAAACTCTTCCTCTTCCATCGGCTGAAAAGCAAGAAGCACAAGAGCAACAAATCACCTCCTAAAGAACAACGGGAAATTCGAAGCGAGCACACAacagcagagcaggaaacaCCGGTGTCCATCAAG GCAGGATCGCGGGACACCATCGGAGAGGACGGCTTTTTCGACCTCCTCTCTCGTTTCCAGGGCAGCCGAATGGACGACCAAAGGTGCTGTCTACTGGATGGCCAGAGCCATCTCCCCGCCcattcctctccctcctccaccccacCCGTAGCTGAAAGGAAAT CTATTTCGGCACGCGAACCACCATTGCAGGATCCTGGTCATTTCCTGGAGCTGCTGGCCAGCTCCCAGGCCCGTCGTCTGGACGACCAGCGAGTCAACCTGAGCCATTTTCCTGGCTTACGTCTCAGCACCTTCAGCCCGCCGCGTACACCCTCCACCTCCAGCGCAGAAGTCCCCACACAAG CCCCCACCTCCAGCACAGATACCCCTCAGACACCCTCCCTGTTCAGTCGACTCGAGGCGAGTGCTGAGCAGCCCGAGGGCGACGACGTCTTCTTCGACATGCTCGTTAAGTGCcag GGGTCCAGACTTAACGACCAGAGGTGCCCTGCTCCACCTTCTGCTCAATCCTCTACATCTAAGGGCCCGACGGTTCCAGACGAGGATTTTTTCAGTCTCATCCTGCGTTCCCAGTCCAACaggatggaggagcagcgagtcCAGCCGCCCCCTGGCGTTACCCAAACCAAACTAGACTGA
- the LOC109636635 gene encoding G-protein-signaling modulator 2-like isoform X2: MESSCLDLALEGERLCKTGDYRAGVSFFESAIQVGTEDLQILSAIYSQLGNAYFHLQEYNKALEYHQHDLTLTRTIGDELGEAKASGNLGNTLKLLGRYEEAVVCCQRHLEITKAIYDKVGQARALYNFGNVYHAKGKSICWTGAEPGEFPEEARIALRKAAQYYEANLCLVKGLGDRAAQGRTYGNLGNTYYLLGDFENAVAAHEKRLLVAKEFGDKSAERRAHCNLGNAHIFLSQFEVAAAHYKRTLQLARLLKDRAVEAQACYSLGNTYTLLQDFERAIDYHLKHLVIAQDLNDRVGEGRAYWSLGNAHTALGNHEQAMYFAEKHLEIAKETGDKSGEVTARMNLSDLRLVVGLKSTSNIHPNIFRNTNMNNSPLPVSYQGNTNFTGMMSPLRERGSAENLKLSPSPDKNQPADSPAQPGLEEDTLPSSSKNNTIKASTKLFLFHRLKSKKHKSNKSPPKEQREIRSEHTTAEQETPVSIKAGSRDTIGEDGFFDLLSRFQGSRMDDQRCCLLDGQSHLPAHSSPSSTPPVAERKSISAREPPLQDPGHFLELLASSQARRLDDQRVNLSHFPGLRLSTFSPPRTPSTSSAEVPTQAPTSSTDTPQTPSLFSRLEASAEQPEGDDVFFDMLVKCQGSRLNDQRCPAPPSAQSSTSKGPTVPDEDFFSLILRSQSNRMEEQRVQPPPGVTQTKLD, translated from the exons ATGGAGTCGTCATGTCTGGACCTGGCTCTGGAGGGGGAGCGTCTCTGTAAGACTGGTGACTATCGTGCCGGCGTGTCTTTCTTCGAGTCGGCCATCCAGGTCGGAACCGAGGACCTTCAAATCCTCAGCGCCATCTACAGCCAGCTGGGAAATGCCTACTTTCACCTACAGGAGTATAACAAAGCCCTGGAGTACCATCAGCATGACCTCACGCTCACCAG AACCATTGGAGATGAACTTGGCGAGGCCAAAGCCAGCGGTAACCTTGGGAACACATTAAAACTTTTAGGACGTTATGAGGAAGCTGTGGTTTGTTGCCAGCGACATTTGGAAATTACGAAGGCCATATATGATAAG GTTGGGCAGGCTCGGGCGCTGTATAATTTCGGGAACGTTTACCACGCCAAGGGGAAGAGCATCTGCTGGACTGGAGCTGAGCCAGGAGAGTTCCCAGAGGAGGCCAGGATCGCGCTGAGGAAAGCTGCACAGTACTACGA AGCGAACCTGTGCCTGGTGAAGGGGTTGGGCGATCGAGCAGCCCAGGGTCGAACCTATGGGAACCTTGGAAATACTTATTATCTGCTGGGTGACTTTGAAAATGCAGTGGCTGCACATGAAAAG CGGCTGCTCGTCGCTAAAGAGTTTGGGGATAAGTCTGCTGAGAGGAGGGCCCATTGTAACCTCGGCAACGCCCACATATTCCTCAGTCAGTTTGAAGTGGCGGCTGCTCACTACAA GAGAACGCTGCAGCTGGCCAGGCTTCTGAAGGACCGAGCCGTGGAGGCCCAGGCCTGTTACAGTCTGGGCAACACCTACACGCTGCTGCAGGACTTTGAGAGAGCCATTGATTACCACCTCAAACATCTGGTCATCGCTCAGGACCTCAACGACAG agTTGGTGAAGGAAGAGCGTACTGGAGTCTAGGAAATGCCCACACCGCCCTGGGGAATCATGAGCAAGCCATGTACTTTGCTGAGAAACATCTGGAAATTGCCAAAGAG ACCGGAGACAAAAGTGGCGAGGTCACAGCCAGGATGAACCTGTCGGACCTGCGGCTGGTTGTAGGCCTGAAGTCCACCTCTAACATCCATCCCAACATCTTCCGCAACACAAATATGAATAACTCACCTCTGCCAGTGAGCTACCAGGGTAACACAAACTTCACAG GGATGATGTCTCCGTTAAGGGAGAGAGGAAGTGCAGAGAACCTGAAGCTGAGTCCGAGTCCTGACAAAAATCAACCTGCAGACTCACCAGCACAGCCA GGCTTGGAGGAGGACACGTTACCCAGCTcttcaaaaaacaacacaatcaaagCTTCCACTAAACTCTTCCTCTTCCATCGGCTGAAAAGCAAGAAGCACAAGAGCAACAAATCACCTCCTAAAGAACAACGGGAAATTCGAAGCGAGCACACAacagcagagcaggaaacaCCGGTGTCCATCAAG GCAGGATCGCGGGACACCATCGGAGAGGACGGCTTTTTCGACCTCCTCTCTCGTTTCCAGGGCAGCCGAATGGACGACCAAAGGTGCTGTCTACTGGATGGCCAGAGCCATCTCCCCGCCcattcctctccctcctccaccccacCCGTAGCTGAAAGGAAAT CTATTTCGGCACGCGAACCACCATTGCAGGATCCTGGTCATTTCCTGGAGCTGCTGGCCAGCTCCCAGGCCCGTCGTCTGGACGACCAGCGAGTCAACCTGAGCCATTTTCCTGGCTTACGTCTCAGCACCTTCAGCCCGCCGCGTACACCCTCCACCTCCAGCGCAGAAGTCCCCACACAAG CCCCCACCTCCAGCACAGATACCCCTCAGACACCCTCCCTGTTCAGTCGACTCGAGGCGAGTGCTGAGCAGCCCGAGGGCGACGACGTCTTCTTCGACATGCTCGTTAAGTGCcag GGGTCCAGACTTAACGACCAGAGGTGCCCTGCTCCACCTTCTGCTCAATCCTCTACATCTAAGGGCCCGACGGTTCCAGACGAGGATTTTTTCAGTCTCATCCTGCGTTCCCAGTCCAACaggatggaggagcagcgagtcCAGCCGCCCCCTGGCGTTACCCAAACCAAACTAGACTGA
- the mcoln3b gene encoding mucolipin-3 isoform X2, with protein MEESSDLYDAYETNAAAAWEEQQHQCLEELESVECLRRKIKFYFMNPCEKYHARGRKPWKLVLQIIKIAIITIQLVSFGLSNQMVVTFKEENLMTFKHLFLKDYVDGGMDSYAVYRQEDAYNHIDFIIKQYGHLHNITLGNHEYDKDGGVYTPLSLCQEYYQNGSIYSGNDTFEIDAHVQTDCLKIYPMYHPSLQEALPHFEIYFKRMLSVKITFVLKAINLQTVRHRELPDCYDFTVIITFNNEAHSGRIKIDLENDVDINECREWKVTGASARSIYLTVLFDCLIIITCVTSFSLCTRSVINGIQLQLEYSLYCNQKVPMSDKLEFLNGWYILIIVSDTLTIIGSILKIEIQTKVLTSYDICSILLGTGTMFVWIGVIRYMGYFRKYNILILTLRAAFPNVIRFICCAGIIYLSYCLCGWIVLGPYHEKFRTLNTVSECLFSLINGDDMFPTFKNMRQKSSLVWIFSRVYLYTFVSLFIYMVLSLFITIITDTYDTIKQQQQSGTPTSELQKFLSVCKDLPNSGVYRLNKTNDCFLNCCINRCRRRQERLTSEA; from the exons TCGTGGAAGAAAGCCATGGAAGCTCGTACTCCAGATCATTAAAATTGCTATTATTACCATCCAG TTGGTGTCTTTTGGACTCAGTAACCAGATGGTTGTCACGTTCAAGGAGGAAAATCTGATGACTTTCAAACACCTTTTCTTGAAAGATTACGTTGATGGAGGCATGGATTCGTATGCCGTCTACAGACAAGAGGATGCGTATAATCACATCGATTTCATCATTAAACAG TATGGACATCTGCACAACATCACATTAGGAAATCATGAATATGACAAAGATGGTGGCGTCTACACTCCGCTGTCGCTGTGTCAGGAGTACTACCAAAATGGTTCCATCTACTCTGGAAATGACACGTTTGAAATTGATGCGCATGTTCAAACTG ATTGCCTGAAAATATATCCAATGTATCATCCATCATTACAGGAAGCGCTTCCACATTTTGAAATTTATTTCAAAAG GATGCTCTCTGTCAAGATCACGTTtgttctcaaggccataaattTACAGACTGTGAGACATCGAGAGCTGCCAGACTGCTACGACTTCACCGTGATC ATCACTTTCAACAACGAAGCTCACAGTGGCAGGATAAAGATTGACCTGGAAAATGATGTCGACATCAACGAATGCAGAGAATGGAAAGTAACTGGAGCAT CTGCTAGAAGCATTTACCTGACCGTGCTGTTTGACTGCCTCATCATCATAACGTGCGTCACCTCCTTCTCACTCTGCACACGCTCGGTGATTAATGGGATTCAGCTGCAGTTA GAGTACTCGCTGTACTGCAATCAAAAAGTCCCAATGTCAGACAAGTTGGAGTTTTTGAACGGTTGGTACATCCTGATCATTGTCAGCGACACACTCACCATCATTGGCTCCATTCTGAAGATAGAGATCCAGACCAAG GTCCTCACAAGCTATGATATTTGCAGCATCCTTCTCGGCACCGGCACCATGTTCGTCTGGATCGGGGTCATCCGCTACATGGGCTACTTCAGGAAGTATAAT ATCCTCATCCTGACACTCAGGGCAGCTTTCCCAAACGTTATCCGTTTCATCTGCTGTGCTGGAATCATCTACCTCAGTTACTGTTTGTGCGGCTGGATCGTGCTCGGCCCATATCACGAGAAG TTCCGGACCTTAAACACAGTGTCAGAGTGTCTGTTCTCTCTGATCAACGGAGACGACATGTTTCCCACCTTTAAGAACATGAGGCAGAAGAGCAGCCTAGTGTGGATTTTCAGCAGAGTCTACCTCTACACCTTCGTCTCGCTCTTCATCTACATGGTCCTCAGCCTGTTCATTACAATCATCACCGACACCTACGACACAATCAAG caacagcagcagagtggaaCCCCGACATCTGAGCTGCAGAAGTTCTTGTCAGTGTGTAAAGATTTGCCAAACTCTGGCGTGTACAGACTCAACAAGACAAACGACTGCTTCTTGAACTGCTGCATCAACAG GTGCAGGAGGCGTCAGGAGAGGCTGACTTCAGAGGCTTAG